TAAAACGAAATAATTAATTAAATAGAATAAACCTAATTCTTTTTTACCAAAATCATCGTCAGCATGTACAATAAAAACAGCTACCAACATGGTAATAATTAATGGAATTGATGCTAAACGTGTAAAAAGTCCAACCAAAACTAAAAATGCACATAATATTTCTGCAAAAACAGTTAATCCTAACGAAATTTCTGGACCTAATCCTATTGGATCTCCAAATTCAAAATTTCCATTGACTAATTTTTGTAATTTTCCAAAACCATGCGTAAACATAAATCCACCAGCAGCCAAACGAATGAATAACAAGGATACATCTATAAAAGCAGGTTGACTTCCTAATAATTTAAATTTTGTGCTCATTTAATATTTTTTTCAAATATAAGTTCTTGTTTTTACGTTGACATTTAAATAGGTCAAGAAATCAAGATTTTTTCTATTAATTTTGAATCAACTTTAATCACTAAGAACTAAATAATACAATATTATGTTAAAAAATATTTCATTAATGGCTTTACTATTTTCGAATTTTGCTTTTGCACAAAAATCTGAATTAGTACAAAATGACGTCTTTGGAAATCCTATTTTCATTGAGGAATCAATGCAAAAAGCACGAATTCGAATGATGCATATCGAAGGATACGATCAAGAATATTATACAAAATCAACCTACAATACAGCAGGAAATCCAACTAAACGTGATTATTTTGATGAAGAAGGAAATGTATCTTTTTCAGAATCTTTTAATTACAACGACACCAACAAATTAGCTTCGAGAGAATTAAAAAATACGGATGAAAGTTTGATTTTTAACTTTGATTACGAATATACGCCCGAAGGTTACATTGTGACAAAAAGTGAAAATGATGTCAATGTTGTAAAAATAGAATACAAATTAGATCAGAATCAAAACATTACTTACGAACACGAATCGAACTTATTGGAGGATAATGATATTTTTATCGAAAAAAATCATTTGTATCAAAATGGTTTTTTAGTTAAAACACAGGTAAAATATAACCAAGGATCTTATACATTAGATTATAAAAACGATGCTAAAGGCAATCCGATTGAAGAAATTTATTTAGATAAAGATAACAAAGCTGTCAATAAATATCTCCGAAAATTTGACGACAACAATAACATGACAGAAGAAGTAACGTTAGATGAAACTGGAAAAGTTAAGCAGATTTCGACAATCAAATACCAATATGATAATCACAAAAATTGGACAAAAAGAACACAATACGTGAAAAATTTTGATCAACCAATTTCAAACACAACAAGAACAATTCGTTACGAATAACACAAAGAGTCAATAAATTTGGCTCTTTTTTATTTGATTATTTAACTAAATGTTATTAACTTTATTCTAATCAACCATTTATCTCGTTTTATTATGATAAAAAATGTGCAAGAATTTAATCGACTATTTCAATTGTATCAAAAAGATAATCGTTTCAACTTGTACATAAATGATTATCCTAAAAATGAATTTGCAATACAATTTTATACTGACGAAATCGAAGATTTGAATTTAGAATATGTCGATTCTACAACTAATTCAGTGCGGAAAATTCAAGATTATCGTGCTAAATTAAATGACTATTTTCGTCCTGAAGAATTGATAACGCTTGAAGTTATATCTATTTCAGGCTATTTTAGACGATACGATTTTTATTTCTATACCAACGAAAAAACGTTTATTTTCAACTTTATTCATCGAGATTTTTTGTCTCAATTAATTGATATTCTTTTATCCGAATTGGATTGCAATTTTATTAGCCGTTTAAAAACTGAACTATTAATAAATTTGGAATACGAATAATTTGTAATGTTAATTTAAACGACATCTTATGTCTGTTTAAATTATTTTTTTTGCAAAAAGCTGAATAAAATGAATTTTGATCGGATTAATGAAAAGTTGAGTATTTTAGCTGATGCAGCAAAATATGATGTTTCATGCTCATCGAGTGGAAGTAAACGGAAAAACACAAGCAATGGATTAGGAAATGCTTCTCAATCTGGCATTTGTCATTCTTTTACAGAAGATGGTCGCTGTGTATCATTATTAAAAATTCTGTTGACCAATCACTGTATTTACGATTGTGCATTTTGTGTATCACGAAAAAGTAACGATGTAAAACGAGCTGCTTTTACTGTACAAGAAGTGGTAGATTTAACTATTAACTTTTATAGACGAAATTACATAGAAGGATTATTCTTAAGTTCTGGAATCTTCAAAAATGCTGATTTCACAATGGAACGTTTGCTTTTGATAGCAAAAAAATTACGTTTAGAAGAAAATTTTAATGGCTACATTCATCTTAAAACTATTCCTGGCGCAAGTGACGAGTTATTAAAAGAAGCAGGATTGTATGCTGATAGAATGTCAATTAATTTGGAGATGCCAACTGAAAAAGGTCTTCAATTAGTTGCACCTGAAAAATCGCACGAAGATGTAAAAAAACCTTTGGCCTTTATTCAACAACAAATGACTGAATATAATGCAGAACGAAAATTAATAAAGTCAACCCCAACATTTGTGCCCGCTGGACAATCTACACAAATGGTGATTGGTGCGACACCCGAAAATGATATGGAAATTATGTATACGGCTAATCAATATTACAATAATTTCAAACTTAAACGTG
This portion of the Empedobacter stercoris genome encodes:
- a CDS encoding DoxX family protein; the protein is MSTKFKLLGSQPAFIDVSLLFIRLAAGGFMFTHGFGKLQKLVNGNFEFGDPIGLGPEISLGLTVFAEILCAFLVLVGLFTRLASIPLIITMLVAVFIVHADDDFGKKELGLFYLINYFVLFLSGAGKYSLDRLILKK
- a CDS encoding putative DNA modification/repair radical SAM protein, whose amino-acid sequence is MNFDRINEKLSILADAAKYDVSCSSSGSKRKNTSNGLGNASQSGICHSFTEDGRCVSLLKILLTNHCIYDCAFCVSRKSNDVKRAAFTVQEVVDLTINFYRRNYIEGLFLSSGIFKNADFTMERLLLIAKKLRLEENFNGYIHLKTIPGASDELLKEAGLYADRMSINLEMPTEKGLQLVAPEKSHEDVKKPLAFIQQQMTEYNAERKLIKSTPTFVPAGQSTQMVIGATPENDMEIMYTANQYYNNFKLKRVYYSGFIPINHNDKMLPSIGTQPPLLRENRLYQTDWLMRFYQFDVKEILNQQNPHLDTDIDPKLSYALRNLHLYPIDINTADYHLILRIPGIGVQSAKKIITARRFGKIYAYQLKKLGIAYNRAKFFMTCADDQYQQKDLLGSQIKHRILSTSKSKYLKNQPNQLNLFD